One genomic window of Osmia bicornis bicornis chromosome 3, iOsmBic2.1, whole genome shotgun sequence includes the following:
- the LOC114882288 gene encoding piggyBac transposable element-derived protein 4-like: MPGRSSKSILFLNGLTDSENGSESENVDNFTLNKKRRYICNTSDSEVENNERDNNDYCDSWTTNTFIPKIHPFTAENTGIIANISRLAKIIDYFELFASNEFVQYIVNETNDYWLKKNNNNMKDGEGTTLSEIYRFFAVSFLMTRNKKLSLGEYWSVDKLLRSDIFGEIMPRDRYFKLLSMLHFSQDIRPTNDKLYKIRNVVDMLRNNFSQSFYPYRDLCIDESLLLYKGRLSFKQYIPSKRSRFGIKSFILCDCRTGFVQDLIIYAGSSTMSNSQNKEIGKSGAIVETLMAHYLGKGHTVFLDNWYSSPPLFNLLYDNYTNACGTVSKRRRGMPKITDILRKGEASSRSTKNLLAVKWMDKKEVYMLSTMHTSEFATVVRRGGKKIQKPVCVLDYNNCMGSVDKVDMVISTINSTRKSMKWYRKYFFHLLDICVWNAYCLYKHNTQQPISIAKFHLKLIRQILQKYHMNTTYHHQTGKNDPLRLIERHFPSLYKPPRKNRNRRCVVCTANDKRRDTRYECKDCNVGLCVAPCFTIYHTELYY; encoded by the coding sequence ATGCCAGGAAGGAGTTCAAAAAGCATTCTATTTTTGAATGGATTAACCGACTCCGAAAATGGTTCCGAGAGTGAAAACGTAGATAATTTCACTCtgaacaaaaaaagaagatatatATGTAATACCTCAGACTCAGAAGTAGAAAACAATGAGAGAGACAATAACGACTATTGCGATTCGTGGACCACAAACACATTCATCCCTAAGATACATCCATTTACAGCTGAAAATACAGGAATTATAGCAAACATTAGCAGATTAgcgaaaataattgattacTTTGAGCTCTTTGCTTCAAACGAGTTCGTGCAATACATTGTAAATGAAACAAATGACTattggttaaaaaaaaataacaataatatgaAAGATGGTGAAGGAACGACACTATCCGAAATATACCGCTTTTTTGCAGTGTCATTTCTAATGACACGCAATAAGAAGCTATCCCTAGGGGAATACTGGAGTGTAGACAAACTCCTACGTAGTGATATTTTTGGAGAGATTATGCCTAGAGACCGCTATTTTAAATTGCTATCGATGCTACATTTCAGCCAAGATATCAGACCTACcaatgataaattatataaaataaggAACGTGGTCGATATGCTCCGAAATAATTTCAGCCAATCATTTTATCCTTACCGAGACTTGTGCATCGATGAAAGTTTACTTCTCTATAAAGGGAGACTTTCCTTCAAACAATATATTCCTTCAAAGAGAAGTAGATTTGGCATCAAGTCATTCATTCTTTGTGATTGCCGAACTGGTTTTGTACAAGACCTTATTATTTATGCCGGGTCATCGACTATGAGCAACAGCCAAAATAAGGAAATCGGCAAATCGGGAGCGATAGTAGAAACACTAATGGCGCACTATCTAGGAAAAGGACACACAGTTTTTCTAGATAACTGGTATTCAAGCCCACCCTTGTTTAATTTATTGTATGATAATTATACAAATGCGTGCGGGACGGTATCAAAAAGGCGACGAGGAATGCCAAAGATTACTGATATACTGAGAAAAGGAGAGGCATCTTCCCGTTCAACTAAAAATTTATTAGCTGTAAAATGGATGGATAAGAAAGAAGTTTATATGTTATCCACCATGCATACTTCAGAGTTTGCAACGGTTGTTAGGCGtggaggaaagaaaattcaaaaaccAGTATGCGTCTTAGATTACAATAATTGTATGGGTTCTGTCGACAAAGTAGACATGGTGATTAGCACTATAAATTCGACACGTAAATCTATGAAATGGTAtcgtaaatattttttccatttGCTGGACATATGCGTGTGGAATGCATACTGTCTATATAAACACAACACGCAACAACCGATATCTATAGCCAAATTTCACTTGAAATTGATCCGacaaatattgcaaaaatatcATATGAACACTACTTATCATCATCAAACAGGCAAAAACGATCCATTACGGCTAATAGAACGGCATTTTCCCTCACTGTATAAACCACCAAGAAAAAACCGAAATAGAAGGTGCGTCGTTTGTACCGCAAACGACAAAAGACGCGATACTCGATATGAATGTAAAGATTGTAATGTTGGTCTCTGCGTGGCACCTTGCTTTACAATCTACCATACAGAGTTATATTACTAA